The genomic region GTGCAGCAGTTTGCGCGTGGTTTCCAGGTCCTTGCTGCCAGCCAGCTCGAAGGTGATGGTCGCCAAACTCGCCAGCGCGGCGATGCACACCACGAACAGCACCAGCCCGGCATTTTCGTCTTCGACTTCAGCGATGCGTTTGACGTCCGGAGCCTTGGCGCGCACGGTCAGCCAGAACATCAGGATCAGGTAAGTCCAGACGCCAGCGTTCCAGCCGATGAGGATTTTGCTGACGATGGAATCGGCGGGGACCAGGAGACCGGTGGCAAGGCCGAGGAGGGCGGCGGCAGACAGGCGAGGGTGGGTGCGGGCGAGGAAGCGCATGGGGACTCGATGGGCCAAGGTGGTTCAGACACCTTAGCCCAGCGATGGCGGATATGACCACTGGCTCAAGTTTATGACGATCCATGTGGGAGCGAGCCTGCTCGCGAAGGCGTCGGTACATTCAACATCAATGTTGACTGACCGGACGCCTTCGCGAGCAGGCTCGCTCCCACAATTCAGATCAGTGGGATTTGGTGAATCGTTGTACGAGCTTCATGACCACCACGAAGAAGACAGGTACGAAGATGACTGCCAGCGTTGCGGTAATCATCCCGCCGATCACGCCAGTACCGATCGCCTGTTGGCTCGCCGAGCTGGCACCGGTGGCAATGGCCAATGGCACAACGCCAAGAATGAATGCCAGCGAGGTCATTACAATCGGCCGCAGACGCAGGCGTGCTGCCTGCAACGTCGCATCGATCAGATCGTGACCTTCGTCGTACAGGCTCTTGGCGAACTCGATGATCAGGATCGCGTTCTTCGCCGACAGGCCGATGATGGTGATCAGGCCAACCTTGAAGAACACATCGTTGGGCATTCCGCGCAGCGTCACGGCCAGCACCGCGCCGAGCACGCCCAGCGGCACCACCAGCAACACCGAGGTCGGAATCGACCAACTCTCGTACAGCGCCGCCAGACACAGGAACACTACCAATAGCGACAAACCGAGCAGGATCGGTGCCTGGTTGCCGGACAAGCGTTCCTGCAACGACAGACCGGTCCATTCCTGGCCCAGACCTTTCGGCCCCTGCGCCACCAGACGTTCAATTTCCGCCATGGCTTCACCGGTACTGTGCCCCGGTGATGGTTCGCCGGAAATCGCGATCGCCGGATAGCCGTTGTAACGGGTCAACTGCGCCGGGCCCTGAATCCAGTTGGCCTGGACGAACGCCGACAGCGGCACCATGTGCCCGGCGTTGTTACGCACATGCATTTTCAGCAGATCGGCGACCTGGCTGCGTTGATCGCCTTCGGCTTGCACGACAACGCGCTGCATGCGCCCCTGATTGGGGAAGTCGTTGATGTAGCTGGAACCGACGGCAGTGGACAGCACGTTGCCAATGTCGGCAAACGACACGCCCAAGGCATTCGCCTGTTTACGATCCACGATCAGTTGCACTTGTGGCGCTTCGGCCAACGCGCTTTCACGCACGTTCATTAGCACCGGGCTTTTCTCGGCGGCAGCCAGCAACTCAGTACGTGCCTGCATCAAGGTCGCATGGCCAAGGCCGCCGCGATCCTGCAAACGGAACTCGAAGCCGCTCGACGTGCCGAGGCCATCCACGGGCGGAGGCAACACCGAGAACGCCATGGCGTCCTTGATTTCACTCAGGGCGATATTGGCGCGATCGGCAATCGAGCTGGCCGCATCATCACTGCTGCGCTGCGACCAGTCCTTCAGTGTCGAGAACGTCAGTGCCGCGTTCTGGCCGCTACCGGAGAAGCTGAAACCGAGGATCACCACCGTGTCACTGATCCCAGGCTCGCCGGCGTTATGCGCCTCAAGCTGTTCAGCCACGGCTACCGTACGATTCTTGGTCGCACCGGGCGGCAGCTGAATGTCAGTGATGGTGTAACCCTGATCTTCCAC from Pseudomonas tensinigenes harbors:
- a CDS encoding DUF1345 domain-containing protein, which produces MRFLARTHPRLSAAALLGLATGLLVPADSIVSKILIGWNAGVWTYLILMFWLTVRAKAPDVKRIAEVEDENAGLVLFVVCIAALASLATITFELAGSKDLETTRKLLHYGFTALTVIGSWLLIGVIFCVHYARLYYTWNGKEPALRFAEGLTTPNYWDFLYFSFTIGVAVQTADVGVATRDIRKIVLAQSLIGFVFNTAILGFSINIAAGLFG